From Carassius gibelio isolate Cgi1373 ecotype wild population from Czech Republic chromosome B21, carGib1.2-hapl.c, whole genome shotgun sequence, the proteins below share one genomic window:
- the LOC127986542 gene encoding olfactory receptor 146-like — protein MDNLTFTNTILLMEGLKVAPQSSYPIFILLLLIYVFTMGCNIGLIILISTDKNLHLPMHFLFCNLPLNDILGTTVMLPRLLQDILREVSERYMTYVECVVQAYFVHIFGAASHYVLMIMAFDRYVAICNPLRYTAIMTNKMVVKLSVSAWGLSVLIVSIMLGLTIRLSRCRSKIENPFCDNASLFKLSCESVVINNVFGIIYTVIIFTFSLGSVFITYGKIATVCITSKNKALNRKAIKTCGTHIAVYIVMFVSCASVVFLHRFPEYSESRKLASIMFHIVPPGLNPLVYGLQTKEIRQKFIKLWYRNKVNLK, from the coding sequence ATGGACAACCTGACATTCACAAACACCATTCTCCTCATGGAAGGACTGAAAGTTGCACCTCAGTCCTCTTATCCCATTTTCATCTTGCTTCTGTTGATTTATGTTTTTACAATGGGATGTAACATTGGACTTATAATACTGATCTCAACAGATAAAAATCTGCATCTTCCTATGCATTTTCTGTTCTGCAATTTGCCACTGAACGATATACTAGGAACCACTGTCATGTTGCCACGCTTACTACAGGATATTTTAAGGGAAGTCTCAGAGCGCTACATGACATATGTGGAGTGTGTTGTTCAAGCATATTTTGTACACATATTTGGGGCCGCAAGCCACTATGTGCTGATGATCATGGCCTTTGACAGATATGTCGCTATATGTAATCCACTGCGATACACAGCCATAATGACCAATAAAATGGTAGTAAAACTATCAGTATCAGCCTGGGGGCTGTCAGTACTTATAGTGTCTATTATGTTAGGTCTCACTATAAGACTGTCTCGCTGCAGATCTAAAATTGAAAACCCTTTCTGTGATAATGCTTCACTGTTTAAACTGTCCTGTGAAAGTGTAGTCATTAATaatgtgtttggaattatttatactgtaattatttttactttctcacTTGGGTCTGTATTTATAACATATGGCAAGATTGCTACTGTATGCATAACTAGCAAAAACAAAGCACTCAACAGAAAAGCCATAAAAACGTGTGGCACTCACATAGCTGTTTATATAGTCATGTTTGTTTCCTGTGCAAGCGTGGTTTTTCTCCATCGTTTTCCTGAATACTCTGAAAGCAGAAAACTAGCTAGTATAATGTTTCATATAGTACCACCAGGATTAAATCCTTTAGTATATGGTTTACAAACCAAAGAAATAAGACAAAAGTTTATAAAACTTTGGTACAGAAATAAAGTtaatctgaaataa